A window of the Thalassophryne amazonica chromosome 11, fThaAma1.1, whole genome shotgun sequence genome harbors these coding sequences:
- the LOC117520883 gene encoding lymphoid enhancer-binding factor 1-like, with translation MNWVTLNQQDIKWLACAQLQLDPLAGDEAPAAAPQPQTSYVKKPANAFMIFRREEKDRIMAQHKCKDSCHVNKILGELWKNMTREEKSRYFEKAKAEKLLHSQLHPHWTFKDSYGKKTKKKKNRTTEPPSRL, from the exons ATGAACTGGGTCACCCTGAACCAGCAGGACATTAAGTGGTTAGCCTGT GCTCAGCTGCAGTTGGACCCTTTGGCTGGGGATGAAG CTCCTGCAGCGGCGCCTCAGCCGCAGACATCATATGTTAAAAAGCCAGCGAACGCCTTCATGATCTTCAGGAGGGAGGAGAAAGACCGCATCATGGCACAGCATAAATGCAAAGATAGCTGCCACGTGAATAAGATTCTGGGAGAGCTG TGGAAAAATATGACACGGGAGGAAAAATCCAGATACTTTGAAAAGGCCAAAGCAGAAAAGCTCCTCCACTCCCAGCTGCACCCCCACTGGACGTTCAAAGACAGCTAC GGtaagaagacaaagaagaagaagaacaggaCCACCGAGCCACCCAGCAGGCTGTAA
- the LOC117519656 gene encoding uncharacterized protein LOC117519656 → METIDQGSMLNVDIPVVKLDMTIDTEPVAWLPSEPVCDATDFTLLDVAPVNTSVTQPEFETLMPYEPEPEVEGPHSAFMLFMREWRERVMNEFGVDDSEIVKTILKDQWDDLPAEEQATYYELAKGENILHSQQHPDWSAKENYGKRKRCTHSTMEESEEPSHSKKPCLMSGYEDRQQTQQKREQGQAVGCKRKGDEIQGAECKRKRQEMNWVTLNQQDIKWLACAQLQLDPLAGDEAPAAAPPPQTSYVKKPANAFMIFRREEKDRIMAQHKCKDSCHVNKILGELWKNMTREEKSRYFEKAKAEKLLHSQLHPHWTFKDSYGKKTKKKKNRTTEPPSRL, encoded by the exons ATGGAGACAATCGATCAAGGATCAATGCTG aATGTCGACATTCCTGTGGTGAAACTTGACATGACCATAGACACGGAGCCTGTAGCGTGGCT ACCCAGTGAGCCAGTGTGTGATGCCACAGACTTCACTTTACTAGACGTTGCTCCTGTGAACACCTCAGTCACACA GCCTGAATTTGAGACACTGATGCCATATGAGCCTGAACCTGAAGTTGAAGGACCTCACAGCGCTTTCATGCTCTTCATGCGTGAGTGGAGGGAACGCGTCATGAATGAGTTTGGTGTGGACGACAGCGAGATTGTGAAGACCATTCTGAAAGACCAG TGGGATGATCTACCCGCGGAGGAACAGGCCACGTACTATGAGCTGGCTAAAGGAGAAAACATCCTCCACTCCCAGCAGCATCCCGACTGGTCAGCCAAAGAAAACTAT GGTAAAAGAAAGAGGTGCACGCACAGCACGATGGAAG AATCTGAAGAACCGTCACATTCAAAGAAGCCTTGTTTGATGTCAGGATACGAGGACAGACAGCAGACACAG caaaaAAGAGAACAAGGTCAAGCTGTTGGATGTAAGCGGAAAGGAGACGAAATCCAGGGTGCTGAATGTAAGAGGAAAAGACAAGAGATGAACTGGGTCACCCTGAACCAGCAGGACATTAAGTGGTTAGCCTGT GCTCAGCTGCAGTTGGACCCTTTGGCTGGGGATGAAG CTCCTGCAGCGGCGCCTCCACCGCAGACATCATATGTTAAAAAGCCAGCGAACGCCTTCATGATCTTCAGGAGGGAGGAGAAAGACCGCATCATGGCACAGCATAAATGCAAAGATAGCTGCCACGTGAATAAGATTCTGGGAGAGCTG TGGAAAAATATGACACGGGAGGAAAAATCCAGATACTTTGAAAAGGCCAAAGCAGAAAAGCTCCTCCACTCCCAGCTGCACCCCCACTGGACGTTCAAAGACAGCTAC GGtaagaagacaaagaagaagaagaacaggaCCACCGAGCCACCCAGCAGGCTGTAA